In Amycolatopsis endophytica, the following are encoded in one genomic region:
- a CDS encoding 3-hydroxyacyl-CoA dehydrogenase NAD-binding domain-containing protein — protein MTFTVEQAKAAFPDEVVTTATTRLITVPGLDGQVALITLDNGHDHTRPSTFGPQGLVSLNAALDEAFAAGPAAIAVTGKPFIFAVGADLSGVEAISDPNLAHEIAETGHAVFRRLTDSKIPTFAFVNGAVMGGGLELALSCHYRTLSESAAAISFPEVFLGLFPGWGGTQLLPNLIGPDAAVTVIIENALNQNKMLKPQQAADLGIVDELLGSADFLEQSLLWLSTVVNGEVAPSRREIDRGAGWDAAIGRAKAIVDGKTKGASPGATKAVELLELARTADLDAGYAAETQALAQLLVDDTLRAGLYSFNLVNKRAKRPAGAPDKSLARKVTKVGVVGAGLMASQLALLFVRRLKVPVVLTDVDQGRIDKGVSYVHAEIDKLLGKKRISPDEANRLKALVSGSLDKAAFADADFVIEAVFEEMGVKQQVFGDLENHVKPEAILATNTSSLSVSEMASKLRHPERVVGFHFFNPVAVLPLLEIVRGEQTDDAALATAFAVGKQLKKSSVLVKDAPAFVVNRLLLRFLGEVLTAVDEGTPFDVADRALEPLGLPMSPLTLMQLVGPAIALHVGETLHGAFPDRFVVSENLKKFVSSGKTAVWQWDDKGTPSVDPEVAALWQQGDKPSTAEELRERALSAIAEEIRIMLDEGVVAEAQDIDLCLILGAGWPFWLGGITPYLDRTGVSRKVTGKPFLAPGVASVPA, from the coding sequence GTGACTTTCACGGTTGAGCAGGCCAAGGCCGCGTTCCCGGACGAGGTCGTCACGACGGCGACCACGCGCCTGATCACGGTCCCCGGCCTGGACGGGCAGGTCGCCCTGATCACGCTGGACAACGGGCACGACCACACCCGTCCGTCCACGTTCGGCCCGCAGGGCCTGGTGAGCCTGAACGCCGCCCTCGACGAGGCGTTCGCCGCCGGGCCCGCCGCGATCGCGGTGACCGGCAAGCCGTTCATCTTCGCGGTCGGCGCCGACCTGTCCGGTGTCGAGGCGATCTCGGACCCGAACCTCGCGCACGAGATCGCCGAGACCGGCCATGCGGTGTTCCGCCGCCTGACCGACTCGAAGATCCCCACCTTCGCCTTCGTCAACGGCGCGGTCATGGGCGGTGGCCTCGAGCTGGCCCTGTCCTGCCACTACCGCACGCTGTCGGAGTCGGCCGCGGCGATCTCGTTCCCCGAGGTGTTCCTCGGCCTGTTCCCTGGCTGGGGCGGCACGCAGTTGCTGCCGAACCTGATCGGGCCGGACGCCGCGGTCACGGTGATCATCGAGAACGCGCTGAACCAGAACAAGATGCTCAAGCCGCAGCAGGCCGCCGACCTGGGCATCGTCGACGAACTGCTGGGCAGCGCGGACTTCCTCGAACAGTCGCTGCTGTGGCTGTCCACAGTGGTCAACGGCGAGGTCGCTCCGAGCCGCCGCGAGATCGACCGCGGCGCGGGCTGGGACGCCGCGATCGGCCGCGCTAAGGCCATTGTGGACGGTAAGACCAAGGGCGCGTCGCCGGGCGCGACCAAGGCCGTCGAACTGCTGGAACTGGCCCGCACGGCCGATCTCGACGCGGGTTACGCCGCCGAGACGCAGGCGCTGGCGCAGCTGCTGGTGGACGACACCCTGCGCGCCGGGCTGTACTCGTTCAACCTGGTCAACAAGCGGGCCAAGCGTCCGGCCGGCGCGCCGGACAAATCGCTGGCGCGCAAGGTGACCAAGGTCGGCGTGGTCGGCGCGGGCCTGATGGCCAGCCAGCTGGCGCTGCTGTTCGTGCGGCGCCTGAAAGTCCCGGTCGTGCTGACCGACGTGGACCAGGGGCGCATCGACAAGGGTGTGTCCTACGTGCACGCCGAGATCGACAAGTTGCTGGGCAAGAAGCGGATTTCGCCGGACGAGGCGAACCGCCTGAAGGCGCTGGTGTCCGGTTCGCTGGACAAGGCCGCCTTCGCGGACGCGGACTTCGTGATCGAGGCCGTGTTCGAGGAGATGGGCGTCAAGCAGCAGGTGTTCGGCGACCTGGAGAACCACGTCAAGCCCGAGGCGATTCTGGCCACCAACACCTCGTCGCTGTCGGTGTCGGAGATGGCCTCGAAGCTGCGGCACCCGGAGCGGGTCGTCGGGTTCCACTTCTTCAACCCGGTGGCCGTGCTGCCGCTGCTGGAGATCGTGCGCGGCGAGCAGACCGACGACGCGGCGCTGGCGACCGCGTTCGCCGTGGGCAAGCAGTTGAAGAAGTCCAGCGTGCTGGTCAAGGACGCGCCGGCGTTCGTGGTGAACCGGCTGCTGCTGCGTTTCCTCGGCGAGGTGCTGACCGCCGTCGACGAGGGCACGCCGTTCGACGTGGCCGACCGCGCGCTGGAGCCACTGGGCCTGCCGATGTCGCCGCTGACGTTGATGCAGCTGGTCGGCCCGGCGATCGCGCTGCACGTGGGCGAGACGCTGCACGGCGCGTTCCCGGACCGCTTCGTGGTGAGCGAGAACCTCAAGAAGTTCGTGTCCTCGGGCAAGACCGCGGTGTGGCAGTGGGACGACAAGGGCACCCCGTCGGTCGACCCGGAGGTCGCCGCGCTGTGGCAGCAGGGCGACAAGCCCTCGACGGCCGAGGAGCTGCGTGAGCGGGCGCTGTCCGCGATCGCCGAGGAGATCCGGATCATGCTCGACGAGGGTGTGGTCGCCGAAGCGCAGGACATCGACCTGTGCCTGATCCTCGGCGCGGGCTGGCCGTTCTGGCTGGGCGGCATCACGCCGTACCTGGACCGGACCGGGGTGTCGCGGAAGGTGACCGGGAAGCCGTTCCTGGCGCCGGGTGTGGCATCCGTTCCCGCATAG
- a CDS encoding DUF3000 domain-containing protein, producing the protein MTAMTHAPEMFREAVAALQALRPRPEMTLEPVRAPQRLAPWSYALSCDAAGPADVTATGRLVLLHDPDAPEAWDGVLRMVVYVRAEIDRELASDPFLPAVGWSWLTDALENSGAPYTALGGTVTETSSARFGDISGPARSDDLELRASWTPADEQLLPHGEAFCQLMSSVAGLPPVGVSLFGHRQSG; encoded by the coding sequence GTGACCGCGATGACGCATGCGCCCGAGATGTTCCGTGAAGCTGTCGCGGCGCTGCAGGCCCTCCGGCCCCGGCCGGAGATGACCCTCGAACCCGTCCGCGCACCGCAGCGCCTCGCTCCCTGGTCCTACGCGCTCAGCTGCGACGCGGCCGGTCCCGCGGACGTGACGGCCACCGGGCGTCTGGTGCTGCTGCACGATCCGGACGCCCCGGAGGCGTGGGACGGGGTTCTGCGGATGGTGGTCTACGTGCGCGCGGAAATCGACCGCGAACTGGCCAGCGACCCGTTCCTGCCCGCGGTCGGGTGGTCCTGGCTGACCGACGCGCTGGAGAACTCCGGCGCGCCCTACACCGCGCTGGGCGGCACGGTCACGGAGACGTCGTCGGCGCGCTTCGGCGACATCAGCGGGCCCGCCCGCTCCGACGACCTGGAGCTGCGGGCGTCCTGGACACCGGCGGACGAGCAGCTGCTCCCGCACGGCGAGGCGTTCTGCCAGCTGATGTCGAGTGTGGCGGGGCTTCCCCCGGTCGGCGTGTCGCTGTTCGGGCACCGGCAGAGCGGCTGA
- a CDS encoding response regulator, with the protein MVPHPREELFSVLVVDDHPLLREAIAARLAQMGAGTVHEAASVAEARARATATGPCDLAILDLGLPDGSGIDLVTELRSQGWPRIVVLASSDDPYAVRSAFQAGAQAYLLKSASPMVVTDGVRRVLDGGVYADPSVAPVLATGTRVPGTDNTPRELSAREVEVLQLVADGQSNKEIGEELSLSALTVKSHLSRIGRKLGTGDRAQMVALAMRAGVIR; encoded by the coding sequence ATGGTTCCGCATCCGCGGGAAGAGCTGTTTAGCGTGCTGGTGGTCGACGACCATCCGCTGTTAAGGGAGGCTATTGCCGCACGACTCGCACAGATGGGTGCGGGCACCGTACACGAGGCTGCCTCGGTAGCCGAGGCGAGGGCGCGGGCGACCGCGACGGGTCCGTGCGACCTGGCCATCCTCGACCTGGGCCTGCCGGACGGGAGCGGGATCGACCTGGTCACGGAGCTCCGTAGCCAGGGCTGGCCCCGCATCGTGGTGCTCGCCTCGTCCGACGACCCGTATGCCGTACGCTCGGCCTTCCAGGCCGGCGCCCAGGCGTATCTGCTCAAGTCGGCTTCGCCCATGGTGGTGACCGACGGGGTGCGCCGGGTGCTGGACGGTGGAGTGTACGCGGATCCGAGCGTGGCTCCGGTCCTCGCGACCGGCACCCGGGTTCCGGGCACCGACAACACGCCGCGGGAGCTGTCCGCGCGCGAGGTGGAGGTGCTGCAGCTGGTCGCCGACGGCCAGTCCAACAAGGAGATCGGCGAGGAGCTCAGCCTCTCCGCGCTCACCGTCAAATCGCACCTGTCCCGGATCGGGCGCAAGCTCGGCACCGGCGACCGGGCGCAGATGGTGGCGCTGGCGATGCGCGCGGGCGTCATCCGCTGA
- a CDS encoding thiolase family protein, with the protein MRTVAFVEGVRTPFGKAGDKGIYANTRADDLVVKVIRELLRRHPELPPERVDDVAIAATTQTGDQGLTIGRTAALLAGLPRSVPGYAIDRMCAGAMTAVTTVAGGIGFGAYDVAIAGGVEHMGRHPMGEGVDPNPRIVADKLVDPSALVMGQTAENLHDRFPAITKLRADEYAAQSQERFAEAVKTGRIGPELVPVATRSELGWGLATEDEPPRPGTTVETLAALKTPFRPHGRVTAGNAAGLNDGATGALLADEETARELGLPVGMRMVGYSFAGVDPEVMGVGPVPATEKLLKRSGLSIEDIGLFEINEAFAVQVLAFLDHFGIEQTDPRVNAWGGAIACGHPLASSGVRLMTQLSRQFAEHPEVRYGLTTMCIGLGMGGTVLWENPAYDGGDK; encoded by the coding sequence GTGCGCACCGTGGCCTTCGTCGAGGGGGTCCGCACCCCGTTCGGCAAGGCGGGTGACAAGGGCATCTACGCCAACACCAGGGCCGACGACCTCGTCGTCAAGGTCATCCGCGAGCTGCTGCGCCGCCATCCGGAGCTGCCGCCGGAGCGGGTGGACGACGTGGCGATCGCCGCGACGACCCAGACCGGCGATCAAGGTCTCACGATCGGCCGCACGGCCGCGCTGCTCGCCGGGCTGCCGCGTTCCGTCCCTGGCTACGCGATCGACCGCATGTGCGCCGGCGCGATGACCGCCGTCACCACCGTGGCGGGCGGGATCGGCTTCGGTGCCTACGACGTCGCCATCGCGGGCGGGGTCGAGCACATGGGCCGCCACCCGATGGGCGAGGGCGTCGATCCCAACCCGCGCATTGTCGCCGACAAGCTCGTCGACCCGTCCGCGCTGGTCATGGGCCAGACCGCGGAGAACCTGCACGACCGCTTCCCGGCGATCACCAAGCTCCGCGCCGACGAGTATGCCGCCCAGAGCCAGGAACGGTTCGCCGAGGCGGTCAAGACCGGCAGGATCGGCCCCGAGCTGGTGCCGGTCGCGACCCGCTCCGAGCTGGGCTGGGGCCTGGCCACCGAGGACGAGCCGCCCCGCCCCGGCACGACCGTCGAGACCCTCGCGGCCCTCAAGACCCCGTTCCGCCCGCACGGCCGTGTCACCGCGGGAAACGCCGCGGGCTTGAACGACGGCGCGACCGGTGCCCTTCTTGCCGATGAGGAGACGGCCCGCGAGCTGGGCCTGCCCGTCGGCATGCGGATGGTCGGCTACTCCTTCGCCGGCGTCGACCCCGAGGTGATGGGCGTCGGACCGGTCCCGGCCACCGAGAAACTGCTCAAGCGATCCGGTCTGTCCATCGAAGACATCGGGCTGTTCGAGATCAACGAGGCATTCGCCGTGCAGGTGCTGGCCTTCCTCGACCACTTCGGCATCGAGCAGACCGACCCGCGCGTCAACGCCTGGGGCGGCGCGATCGCCTGCGGGCACCCGCTGGCCTCCTCCGGCGTCCGGCTGATGACCCAGCTGTCCCGCCAGTTCGCCGAGCATCCCGAGGTGCGCTACGGCCTCACCACGATGTGCATCGGCCTCGGCATGGGCGGCACCGTGCTCTGGGAGAACCCCGCTTACGACGGAGGCGACAAGTGA
- the hemE gene encoding uroporphyrinogen decarboxylase, which translates to MSTTAQSRPRPAHRDLAGSPFLAAARGRRPSRLPVWFMRQAGRSLPEYRALREGVPMLTACFDAEMIAEITLQPVRRHGVDAAIFFSDIVVPLVAAGIDVDIVPGTGPVVAEPVRDAAAVRRLPELDPARIEPVLEGTRLLVERLGGTPLIGFAGAPFTLASYLIEGGPSRSFERTKALMHSEPAVWHELAGRLAEIAVTFLRGQVEAGADAVQLFDSWAGALTLREYREFVQPHSTRVLGAVADLDVPRIHFGVGTGEILPAMREAGADVVGVDWRVPLDEAVRRLTAQGEPVPVVQGNLDPALLQASWPVVEAEVRRIGAEGRAAAGHIFNLGHGVPPGTDPDVLTRVVELVHSLES; encoded by the coding sequence ATGTCTACTACCGCGCAGTCGCGCCCGCGACCGGCCCACCGGGACCTCGCCGGCTCTCCCTTCCTCGCCGCCGCCCGTGGCCGCCGTCCGTCGCGGCTGCCCGTCTGGTTCATGCGCCAGGCGGGCCGTTCGCTGCCCGAGTACCGGGCGCTGCGCGAGGGCGTGCCGATGCTCACGGCCTGCTTCGACGCCGAGATGATCGCCGAGATCACGCTCCAGCCGGTGCGGCGGCACGGCGTGGACGCCGCCATCTTCTTCTCCGACATCGTGGTGCCGCTGGTCGCGGCCGGGATCGACGTCGACATCGTGCCCGGCACCGGTCCCGTGGTGGCCGAGCCGGTGCGGGACGCGGCCGCGGTCCGCCGCCTGCCCGAACTGGACCCGGCGCGGATCGAACCGGTACTGGAGGGCACCCGGCTGCTGGTCGAGCGCCTCGGCGGGACGCCGCTGATCGGGTTCGCGGGCGCGCCGTTCACGCTCGCCTCCTACCTCATCGAGGGCGGTCCGAGCCGCAGCTTCGAGCGCACCAAGGCGCTCATGCACTCCGAGCCCGCCGTGTGGCACGAGCTCGCGGGCAGGCTCGCCGAGATCGCGGTGACCTTCCTGCGCGGTCAGGTCGAGGCCGGTGCCGACGCGGTGCAGCTGTTCGACTCCTGGGCCGGCGCGCTGACGCTGCGCGAGTACCGCGAGTTCGTGCAGCCGCACTCGACGCGGGTGCTGGGCGCGGTCGCCGACCTCGACGTGCCGCGCATCCACTTCGGGGTGGGCACCGGCGAGATCCTGCCCGCCATGCGCGAGGCCGGTGCCGACGTGGTCGGCGTCGACTGGCGCGTCCCGCTGGACGAGGCCGTCCGGCGGCTGACCGCGCAGGGCGAGCCGGTGCCGGTCGTGCAGGGCAACCTGGACCCGGCGCTGCTGCAGGCGTCCTGGCCGGTGGTGGAGGCCGAGGTGCGGCGCATCGGCGCGGAGGGCCGTGCCGCCGCGGGCCACATCTTCAACCTGGGTCACGGTGTGCCGCCGGGCACCGACCCGGACGTGCTGACCCGCGTCGTCGAGCTCGTCCACAGCCTGGAGTCCTGA
- a CDS encoding aldo/keto reductase — protein MVPSIRLNNDVELPALGFGVYKLPDDEVGSAMHVAMEAGYRSFDTATLYGNERGVGEAIRSSGLPREELFVTTKLWNTEHGYDSALKAFDGSRKLLGLDYVDLYLIHWPVPGQDRYVDTWRALEKILADGGARAIGVSNFQVPHLERLMNETEIVPAVNQIELHPGLQQPELRGFHEEHDIVTEAWSPLARGRQLDSEVVRTVAHKHGKTPAQVVLRWHIEMGHMVIPKSATPSRIRENIDLFDFELDSQDIAGFATLESGDRQGPHPEG, from the coding sequence ATGGTGCCTTCGATCCGGTTGAACAACGACGTCGAGCTGCCCGCACTCGGGTTCGGGGTCTACAAGCTGCCCGACGACGAGGTCGGATCCGCGATGCACGTCGCCATGGAAGCCGGGTACCGCAGTTTCGACACCGCCACCCTGTACGGCAACGAGCGCGGGGTCGGCGAGGCGATCCGCTCGTCCGGGCTGCCGCGCGAGGAGCTGTTCGTCACCACCAAACTGTGGAACACCGAGCACGGCTACGACTCGGCATTGAAGGCGTTCGACGGCAGCCGGAAGCTCCTCGGACTCGACTACGTGGACCTGTACCTGATCCACTGGCCGGTCCCGGGCCAGGACCGCTACGTCGACACGTGGCGCGCGCTGGAAAAGATCCTCGCCGACGGCGGCGCCCGCGCGATCGGCGTGTCGAACTTCCAGGTCCCGCACCTGGAGCGGCTGATGAACGAGACCGAGATCGTGCCGGCCGTCAACCAGATCGAGCTGCACCCCGGCCTGCAGCAGCCGGAGCTGCGCGGGTTCCACGAGGAGCACGACATCGTCACCGAGGCGTGGAGTCCGCTGGCGCGCGGGCGGCAGCTGGACAGCGAGGTCGTGCGGACGGTCGCGCACAAGCACGGCAAGACCCCGGCGCAGGTGGTGCTGCGGTGGCACATCGAGATGGGCCACATGGTCATCCCGAAATCGGCGACACCCAGCCGCATCCGGGAGAACATCGACCTCTTCGACTTCGAACTGGACTCCCAGGACATCGCCGGTTTCGCGACGCTGGAGAGCGGTGACCGCCAGGGCCCGCACCCGGAGGGCTGA
- a CDS encoding ribonuclease D, which produces MPDASETAVPVTLKEPSDGTPDVVADEPELARACERLAAGTGAIAVDTERASGYRYWPKAYLVQLRREGSGTVLVDPIAVEGRLGPLQDVLNGQEWVLHAASQDLPCLAELDLVPGSLFDTELAGRLAGYDRVALGTLVERLLGYHLEKGHSAADWSKRPLPVDWLNYAALDVELLIPLREKLEAELDAQGKLDWARQEFEAVRTAPQPAPRSEPWRRTSGIHKVRTARGLAAVRALWEARDELARKRDRAPSRVLPDSAIVNAVLAEPKTVAELQALPVFGGRVQRRYTGNWFRHLQSARQLPRDRLPNPAQPHDGPPPANRWADKDPDAAARLAAARAGLAKIAEHHQLPVENLLLPDLLRRTCWRPPEDRSLPGVSAALAAGGARPWQVELASPVLTEALQATA; this is translated from the coding sequence GTGCCTGATGCCAGTGAGACGGCTGTCCCGGTCACGCTCAAGGAGCCGTCCGACGGGACGCCGGACGTGGTGGCGGACGAGCCGGAGCTGGCGCGCGCCTGCGAACGGCTGGCGGCGGGCACCGGTGCGATCGCGGTGGACACCGAGCGCGCTTCCGGCTACCGCTATTGGCCGAAGGCATATCTGGTGCAGCTGCGCCGGGAGGGTTCCGGGACGGTCCTGGTGGACCCGATCGCTGTCGAGGGCAGGCTGGGGCCGCTCCAGGACGTGCTGAACGGCCAGGAATGGGTGCTGCACGCGGCGTCGCAGGATCTTCCGTGCCTCGCCGAGCTGGATCTGGTTCCGGGCAGTCTGTTCGACACCGAACTGGCGGGCAGGCTGGCCGGCTACGACCGGGTCGCGCTGGGCACGCTCGTCGAGCGGTTGCTCGGTTACCACTTGGAGAAGGGCCACAGCGCCGCCGACTGGTCGAAGCGGCCGTTGCCGGTGGACTGGCTCAACTACGCGGCTCTGGACGTCGAGCTGCTGATCCCGCTGCGGGAGAAGCTCGAAGCGGAGCTGGACGCCCAGGGCAAGCTGGACTGGGCGCGGCAGGAATTCGAAGCTGTTCGCACGGCCCCGCAGCCCGCCCCGCGGAGCGAGCCGTGGCGCCGCACGTCGGGCATCCACAAGGTGCGCACCGCCCGTGGCCTGGCCGCGGTCCGTGCACTGTGGGAGGCGAGGGACGAGCTGGCCCGCAAGCGCGACCGCGCCCCGAGCCGGGTGCTGCCCGACAGCGCGATCGTCAACGCCGTGCTGGCCGAGCCGAAGACGGTGGCGGAGCTGCAGGCGCTGCCGGTGTTCGGTGGGCGGGTGCAGCGCCGGTACACCGGGAACTGGTTCCGGCATCTCCAGTCCGCGCGGCAGCTGCCGCGGGACCGGCTGCCGAACCCCGCGCAGCCCCATGACGGCCCCCCACCGGCGAACCGCTGGGCCGACAAGGACCCCGACGCGGCAGCCCGCCTGGCGGCGGCACGCGCTGGCCTGGCGAAAATCGCCGAGCACCACCAGTTGCCGGTGGAGAACCTCCTGCTGCCCGACCTGTTGCGCCGCACCTGCTGGCGCCCACCCGAGGACAGGAGCCTGCCGGGCGTGTCCGCGGCCCTCGCCGCCGGTGGCGCACGGCCGTGGCAGGTCGAGCTGGCCTCCCCCGTCCTGACGGAAGCGCTGCAAGCCACCGCCTAG
- a CDS encoding sensor histidine kinase — translation MSSRPARTPVRSLRARITLLATGLAAGVSLVLLWLAWTLVGDAVAAVPQMPPGTVVRVDGVDVDAAALAQHLRDHARDKMLLAGTIAFCCVVLATAILAWTFTSRVLRPLREITGTARRLSVESFGERIGEVDARGELAELAHTFDAMLDRLQSAFDAQRHFVANASHELRTPLSVIRTELDVTLADDRADTAELRRMAGVVRDATERANQLVGSLLLLARTDGAGLVVTEPVDLAAVAASAWRAVSGEADQRGITATFHTEPAWCTGDPALLERIAGNLVENAVRHNVDGGWIEVTTHGGAQWSTVRVRSSGGLIDPETVGELFEPFRRAGVARTARHGAGLGLSIVRAAVEAHDGQVAAEPVVGGGLAVTVRLPATPV, via the coding sequence GTGAGTTCGCGGCCGGCACGCACGCCGGTACGCAGCCTGCGGGCGCGCATCACGCTGCTCGCGACCGGGCTCGCGGCCGGCGTGAGCCTCGTGCTGCTCTGGCTCGCCTGGACGCTCGTCGGCGACGCGGTGGCCGCCGTGCCGCAGATGCCGCCGGGCACGGTCGTGCGCGTCGACGGCGTGGACGTCGACGCTGCCGCGCTCGCCCAGCACCTGCGTGACCACGCGCGCGACAAGATGCTGCTGGCGGGCACGATCGCGTTCTGCTGCGTGGTGCTGGCCACCGCGATCCTGGCGTGGACGTTCACCTCCCGCGTGCTGCGGCCGCTGCGGGAGATCACCGGTACGGCGCGGCGGCTGTCGGTCGAGTCGTTCGGTGAGCGCATCGGCGAGGTCGACGCCCGCGGCGAGCTGGCCGAACTGGCCCACACCTTCGACGCGATGCTCGACCGCCTCCAGTCGGCGTTCGACGCGCAACGCCACTTCGTCGCCAACGCCAGCCACGAGCTGCGCACCCCGCTGTCGGTGATCCGTACCGAACTGGACGTCACGCTCGCCGACGACCGGGCCGACACGGCCGAGCTGCGCCGCATGGCCGGGGTGGTGCGGGACGCGACCGAGCGCGCCAACCAGCTCGTCGGCTCGCTGTTGCTGCTCGCCCGCACCGACGGCGCGGGACTGGTGGTGACCGAACCGGTCGATCTCGCCGCCGTCGCCGCCAGCGCGTGGCGCGCGGTGTCCGGGGAGGCCGACCAGCGTGGCATCACAGCGACCTTCCACACCGAACCCGCGTGGTGCACGGGCGATCCGGCGCTGCTGGAACGGATCGCGGGCAACCTCGTGGAGAACGCGGTGCGGCACAACGTCGACGGCGGCTGGATCGAGGTCACCACGCACGGCGGCGCGCAGTGGTCGACGGTGCGGGTGCGGTCCTCGGGTGGCCTGATCGACCCCGAGACGGTGGGGGAGCTGTTCGAACCGTTCCGCCGCGCGGGCGTGGCGCGCACAGCCCGTCACGGCGCGGGACTCGGCCTGTCGATCGTCCGGGCGGCGGTCGAGGCGCACGACGGGCAGGTCGCGGCGGAACCGGTGGTCGGCGGGGGACTGGCCGTCACCGTCCGCCTGCCCGCCACACCCGTCTGA
- the hemG gene encoding protoporphyrinogen oxidase gives MHVAVVGGGVSGAVAAYRLRAALGDGATITIFEATDLLGGKLRAAEVGGVRYDVGAEAFLARRPEGVALAAELGLELVHPTGAKSTVRAGGRLTRLPGGTLMGIPGSPDAVADVLSPGARARVAAEPDLPPLTLNDDIALGALLRERFGDELVDRLVDPLLGGVYAGGADGLGLRATVPALAAALDRGATSLTAAAAGLIPDKPSSAPVFGTLPGGLGTLVERLVELAKPDVRTGAPVTGLQRREEGWRLGVGAEVVDVDAVLLAVPAPAARRLLDGVVPAASAALGEIDLASMAVVAMALPPGTELPDASGVLIGARERRASGQPFAAKAFTFSSRKWSHLDAGPVLVRGSVGRFREPGALHRDDDELVRLVRADLAELTGITVEPVDVAVQRWGGGLPQYGPGHLDLVDRAERAVADVPGLALAGAALHGVGVPACIATATAAAARVTSHLVP, from the coding sequence ATGCACGTCGCGGTGGTCGGCGGCGGGGTTTCGGGCGCCGTCGCGGCCTACCGCCTGCGTGCCGCGCTCGGCGACGGCGCCACGATCACGATCTTCGAGGCGACGGACTTGCTCGGTGGCAAGCTCCGCGCGGCCGAGGTCGGCGGGGTGCGCTACGACGTGGGTGCGGAAGCGTTCCTCGCGCGCCGTCCGGAAGGCGTCGCGCTGGCCGCCGAGCTGGGGCTGGAGCTGGTGCACCCGACCGGGGCGAAGTCGACCGTGCGCGCGGGCGGGCGTCTCACGCGGCTGCCCGGCGGGACCCTGATGGGTATCCCGGGCTCGCCGGACGCGGTCGCGGACGTGCTTTCCCCCGGCGCGCGGGCCCGCGTCGCCGCCGAACCCGACCTGCCTCCGCTCACGCTGAACGACGACATCGCCCTGGGTGCCCTGCTGCGCGAGCGGTTCGGTGACGAGCTCGTGGACCGCCTCGTCGACCCGCTGCTCGGCGGTGTCTACGCGGGCGGCGCGGACGGGCTCGGGCTGCGCGCGACCGTGCCCGCGCTGGCTGCCGCGCTCGACCGCGGCGCCACCTCACTGACCGCGGCCGCCGCGGGACTGATCCCGGACAAGCCCAGTTCGGCTCCGGTGTTCGGCACCTTGCCCGGCGGTCTCGGGACGCTGGTCGAGCGGCTCGTCGAGCTGGCCAAGCCGGACGTGCGGACCGGCGCGCCGGTCACCGGGCTGCAGCGGCGGGAGGAGGGCTGGCGGCTCGGGGTCGGCGCCGAGGTGGTCGACGTCGACGCCGTGCTGCTCGCGGTGCCCGCTCCCGCGGCGCGCAGGCTGCTCGACGGCGTCGTGCCCGCCGCGTCGGCCGCGCTCGGCGAGATCGACCTGGCGTCGATGGCGGTGGTCGCGATGGCCCTGCCACCCGGTACCGAACTGCCGGACGCCTCCGGCGTGCTGATCGGAGCCCGTGAGCGGCGTGCGAGTGGCCAGCCGTTCGCGGCCAAGGCGTTCACGTTCTCCTCGCGGAAGTGGTCGCACCTGGACGCCGGGCCGGTGCTGGTGCGCGGCTCGGTCGGCCGGTTCCGCGAGCCCGGCGCGCTGCACCGGGACGACGACGAGCTGGTGCGTCTGGTGCGCGCCGACCTGGCCGAGCTCACCGGCATCACCGTGGAACCGGTCGACGTGGCGGTGCAACGGTGGGGTGGCGGGCTGCCGCAGTACGGGCCCGGTCACCTCGACCTCGTCGACCGCGCCGAGCGGGCCGTCGCGGACGTGCCCGGCCTCGCGTTGGCGGGGGCCGCGCTGCACGGTGTCGGGGTGCCGGCGTGCATCGCGACCGCCACCGCGGCAGCGGCGCGCGTCACCTCACACCTGGTGCCCTAG